The genome window GCACCATATATTCGGCACAAAGCGCCTGGTTCGCAAAGGACATATCCATAACGGCCGCAGGGTGACCTTCCGCTGCTGCGAGGTTGATGAGGCGCCCTTCACCGAGGAGAAAAAGACGTCGCCCATCTGGCATGGTGAACTCCTCGACGAAATCACGAACCGTACGACGGGAAACCGCCATCTCTTCGAGTGCCGGAATGTCAATCTCCACATTAAAATGACCCGAGTTCGCCAAAATCGCCCCGTCTTTCATGACTTCAAAATGCTCACGGCGCAAGACGTGAGTATCACCAGTGAGCGTACAGAAGATGTCGCCGACCTTTGCCGCTTCCAACATGGGCATGACGGAATAACCGTCCATAACGGCCTCGAGAGCACGCACAGGATCCACCTCTGTAACGATGACCTGAGCCCCAGCACCACGAGCGCGCATGGCAACACCACGGCCACACCAGCCATAGCCTGCTACGACAAAACGAGTACCGGCCAAAAGGCGATTGGTGGCACGAATGATGCCGTCTATCGTGGATTGACCGGTTCCGTAGCGGTTATCAAAGAGGTGCTTGGTTGCCGCATCGTTAACAGCAATGATGGGGTAGGCGAGCACTCCCTCAGCCGCCATTGCGCGCAGACGAATGACTCCCGTCGTCGTCTCCTCGGTACCACCAATGATGTTAGGTATAAGCTCAGTTCGCTCGCTATGGATAACTCCAACCGTATCGGCTCCATCATCCATCGTGATCGTTGGACGCGCGTCAAGCACTGAGTGAATATGCCGGTAATAGGTGGAGTGATCTTCCCCTTTGATGGCAAAAGTGGGAATGCCATATTCTGCCACGAGAGCTGCGGCCACATCGTCCTGGGTGGACAGCGGGTTCGATGCGCAGAGATAGACCTCGGCACCAGCAGCTTTCAGCGTGATGGCAAGATTGGCTGTCTCCGTGGTAACATGGAGGCAGGCTGCAATAGTTACACCACGCAAGGGTTTTTCGCGCTCGAAACGAGAGCGAATGCTTCGTAGAACGGGCATGTCCATCTCAGCCCATTCGATGCGGCGCTTACCTTGAGCGGCCAGGGACAAATCCCGTACATCGTGCGGAATGGAAACAGTGTTGTTTTGCATATTGGTCGAATTCGTCAATCCTTCTCTCCCATTTCATATTTTGTTGCTTCTATACAGCACTTTTGTGTAGAAATTCTAATAAGAACGATT of Chthonomonas calidirosea T49 contains these proteins:
- the ahcY gene encoding adenosylhomocysteinase; translated protein: MQNNTVSIPHDVRDLSLAAQGKRRIEWAEMDMPVLRSIRSRFEREKPLRGVTIAACLHVTTETANLAITLKAAGAEVYLCASNPLSTQDDVAAALVAEYGIPTFAIKGEDHSTYYRHIHSVLDARPTITMDDGADTVGVIHSERTELIPNIIGGTEETTTGVIRLRAMAAEGVLAYPIIAVNDAATKHLFDNRYGTGQSTIDGIIRATNRLLAGTRFVVAGYGWCGRGVAMRARGAGAQVIVTEVDPVRALEAVMDGYSVMPMLEAAKVGDIFCTLTGDTHVLRREHFEVMKDGAILANSGHFNVEIDIPALEEMAVSRRTVRDFVEEFTMPDGRRLFLLGEGRLINLAAAEGHPAAVMDMSFANQALCAEYMVRHGHELGKAVHAVPSDIDAQIARLKLESMGYQIDALTPEQKEYLSSWKLGT